A window of Companilactobacillus allii genomic DNA:
CTTAAATCTCTTTTTATTTATGCAAAATACTTCTTGGCAATTAATTTGTAAATATCAATGTATTTTAAGTAGTCATCTTCAAAGACAAATTCGTTAATCTGATGAGCACTTTCGTTACCAGGACCAGCAACGATAACTTCTAAGTCATTATTAGCTTCTACAAATTGTGATGCATCTGTACCACCTGGTGCACCAACAGCAAGAGCATCTTGTGTCCAAACTTCTTTGTAAGTATCACGAGCCATTTGTAAGAACTTAGAATTTAGATCTGTTTTAACTGGCCAATTACTACTTTCAAGGTCCATTTCTAGACTCATTTTTGGATCAGCATCGTTTAATTCTTTGATTAAGTCATTAAGTTCAGCGATGATCTTATCATTGTTGTATTCAGGAATAGTTCTGATTTTAACTTTCATTTCGGCATAGTCAGGGATGGTATTCTCTTGATCACCAGACTTGAATACTGTAACTGATGCTTTTGTTTTACCTAATACATCATCATCAGCAGAAGTTAATTTAGTGAAATATTCGTTTTGCTTATTATAGTAGGTAATCAAATTATCCAAGGCATTGATACCAACTTCAGGCATTGAGCTGTGAGCTGCTTTACCACGTGAAATAATCTTGTATGTAACAGAACCCTTATGAGCACAGAAAATTGAATGACGTCCATATTCTGAGGGATTAGGTTGTGTAATTCTAATTAAGCCACTACCAGCAAGTTTATCGGTCACTAACTTTGAAGTTGAATTACTTGGTTCACCAACAATTAAAGCTGACAAATCGTTTGCATATCCAGCATCAGATAATTGTTTTGCTCCTAATTCACCCATCTCTTCACCAACAGTAGCAATGAACTTAATATTTCCTTTGAATGAGTCATCCTCATTCAATTCTATCAAGGAAATAGCCATTCCGGCTAGTCCACCTTTCATATCAGATGTTCCACGGCCAAATATTTTGCCGTCAATATGTTTAGGGTTAAAGGCTGCGTTGTAATTCCACTTACTTTCATCAACTGGAGCCACAACATCTTCGTGACCGGTGAATCCGAGAATAGGACCATCGCTATTTTTAACAGTGGCGATTAAGTTTACACGACCCTTGTCATATTCCACCAATTCTGTTTGGATGTTATGTTTTTCAAAAAGGTCCTTCAAATAGTTAGCTACGACCTCTTCATTACCATTAACAGTATTCAGTTTGATTAAATCATCCAGGATCTCTAATCTTTCATTCTTTTCCATTTTCTAGTCCTCCACGTGTATATTATGTATAATAGTAGATAGTTCAATAGTAACATTATATTATTATTTTTTTGAAAAACGGTAACAAAAGAGGAAGAAAAATTGAATTTATTGATGAAAATTGACAGATATTTAGGAATCTTTCTGCTGATTGTTGCTCTATTAGGTTTTATCTTCAACTGGTTTACGAATAATTACCTTTGGTCAGCAGTTGGAGCAGGTTTATTATTAATAATTATTTCGTTTACGTCTGATAAAAATACCCCTAAGGAGAAATAGCATGGACGATAATAAGAATATGACATTTGAAGACTACTTAATGACTAATTCTATGAATTTTGCCAATAGATATGGAGAAGTTATTGAATGGGTTGAAAAAATTGAAGTGGCAGTTAATACTGAATTGAATCTAGTAGATGACGCCGATAGTAGAATGGAATTAATGTCATATAAGAATATTTCATATGATTGCACACAAATCCTCTATGATCTAAGTTATGAATTTGCTAGGTTCAATGGAAATATTACGAAAAAAGGTATTGGAGCCATTACTTTGGAACAAGCCATTTTATTCCAATCGACTAATGAAGAAGATGGCGTTAAGGCTGAGTTTGATGATTACAAGAAGTCTCATGTTAATGCCTATGACTCTCTTTTAGATATGATTGAGATCCTTAATAAATTGTCAGATCGTTATCCATGGGTTGAGTATGGTAACCCTGAGAGTAGCTTTAAGATTGATTTGATGGATTCCTTTATGATGATTGGTCAATTCTACTTCATGGGATTGGGTGAATACTCAGAATCAGATTCAGAATCATATATCGGTATGATCAATCCGATGATTGCACAATTAGACATAGAAGGCGAAATTGAAGGCGACGTACTAGAATTCGAAAATTCATACGTTACTGATGCAGAAGATGCCATCACAGAAGGACTTGATCGTTTGGCTGCTGATCAAGCTGGAGTCCCTTATATCCAAGAATAAGTTAAAAGTGTTGTGACAAACTTCGTTTTTACTCAAATTTGCAGTGAAAACGTGTGAAAATGCACAATTTTTTCCACTTAACAAAAATAATTCCGATATTCACTTTCGCGAATACCGAAATTATTTACGTTAATGTTTGGAAATTGCCCGTGCATTTTCACACTCTTTTTTTTAATTTACTTTTTTACGACCCTCAGGTGTATATTGATTTGCTTTATGTCTACGATATAGATAGTAAATCACACCGGCAATTGCCAAAATAACAATCATAGGAATTACTAGATGTATGATGAAAAATCCGGCTACTGCAATAATTACAACCCATTTCAAAATATTTAATAGTGTTTCGGCCATGAAAATCTCCTTCTTAATGTGTGCCTATATAATCTTACTTATGACACTTATTGTCAAGAATTTAAGAAAAAACTTGACTATGGTGTTTTTACCTAGTATAGTAACAGCTATCGCTACCTCTTGAAACGGAACAAAAAGGAGGCGTGAATAATATGAGATATAGAATTCTATTAGATTTAGATAATCAATTATTCACAGCAGTTGATATTAATAATAGCAATCGCTTTGGTAACGGTACAACCATTGAAAAAGCTATTGCAAATCTTAAACACGCTGCTTAAAAATAAAAAGATCGAGACAATTATGTCTCGATCTTTTTTGTATCCAAAATAAATTATGCTTCAGGTTCATCTACAGCAAATTTTCCAAAGGTTGCCTCAACTGATTTGGCTAAGTCATGTGGTTCAACTAAAAGAGATTGACCGAGCTTTCCAGCTGAAACTATGATCTTATCTGCTTTGTCAGCTTCTGTATCAAAATAAATAGGGTAGTTATGTAGTGAACGAATACCGACGGGGCTATTTGCACCATGTTCAAAGCCACTAGTCTTTACTAGATCTTTTAAAGGAACCATGCCTACTTTTTTGTTACCTGATAATTTGGCTAGCAATTTATAGCTGATGTGTTTATCCAAAGGTAACATCCCTACAAGTGGACCGGTTTTATTGCCCGTCAATACAAGAGTTTTGTAAATTTTATAACCATCTTTTTCGCTACCATCGTTGACGAGTTCTTGTGTATCACCGGATGCTTGGGTCGGGAAGGTCATAGGTTCGTATTCAACCTTTTTTTTATCAAGAATTTTTTCTACTAGTGTTTTTTGTATTTTGTTTTTTTTCTTACTCATATTTCCACCTGACTGTCTATATACCATCTATGATAACAAACTGATATATTTTTTAAAGTAAGGGATGCTGACAACTCAGAAATAATTAATAATTTTTAATTATTGTTATATAATGGTTAACGTTATAAATGAAGGAGCGATAATTATGAGTTTTTTTAGACACAAGCAAGAAATTGACCCTGCTGATAATGACTTTAGCAAAATATCACAAGAAATCAAAAAGAGTCCAGAAAAACTATCTGAGGCACAAAGACTTTTTAAGGATAATGAAGCTTTGAGAAAACAGGCGACTGGTATTAAAAATGTTAAGAACAATAAGGAATAAAGTATCGAATCTGATACTTTATTTTTTTCTAATACATATATAAGAATAAAATTATGCTTTGCATAATTAAATATTTATGATATTATATAAAAAAAGAAATTGAGGTGGAGAATTTATGAATTTCATTAATGCAGAGAACACACATATATTGGAAACAAATGTTTTTGTAGAAAGATTTTTAACTTATAGGGATGTATTCGTTGAATATTTTAAAACTATGAACCTCATTGAAAGAGGAGAGGCTTTGACTTATGAAACTTATTCTCGCCTAGCTGATAACTACGTGATAAATATCAAACGTTTTATTAAGTTGGGTAATTCATACATTTCAAAGTATCATTTAGAGGAAACAGAATTTTACGATAGTTTGAATAATTACTTCGTAGCTTTAATTGATGCCTTAAACTACCTAGACTATGAAAATAACATGGTAAATAAACCACAAGTAGCCAAGGCACGTGCAGTAATTCGTGATAGCGAGATAGACTTTATGAATGAAGTTCAATCATATATGGGATAAGACGCGAAAAACGTCTTTTTTTTATGTCCAAGTTCTAGTAATCTTATAGTTAACGAAGCGGAGGTAAATTATGATTTGGAAAAAGGTTAGTGTATTGATTCCTAGTACTTTAAATGAAGAGATTATTTCTGATACTTTTATAGGAATTGGTGCTAATGGTGTTGAGATAGTTGATGATGATAATGACGAAGTAAAAACAAAAGTAAATTCTTATTTTGATGAAGACAGCTATGATTCAGGATTAATTGAAAAATTACGTAGTGAGATCGATAAATTATCAAACTTTGGATTTAATGTTGATGGTGTTGAGATAAAAGAGAGCTCAGTTGATGAATCTTCTTGGGAGAATGAGTGGAAACAATATTATCACCCAGTTCATATCAGTCATTATTTGACAGTGGTACCAAACTGGGTTGACTATACGCCAGATAATAAAGATGAACATATTATTGTTATGGATCCAGGCAAGTCTTTTGGTACTGGAACACATCCCACAACATTTTCTTGTATGCAGGCACTAGAGATGATTCTTGGCAATGTTAATTCATTGTATGACGTTGGTACAGGTTCTGGAATACTTTCCATACAAGCACGTCAACTAGGTGTGAAAGATATAAAGGCATTTGATCTAGCTGCCGAAGCAGTAGAAGCAGCCAAAGAAAATATCAAATTAAACCCTGGTTGTGAAGATATAGAAGTATTTGAGAATTCTCTTTTGGATGGATTCGATGGTAAAGTTGACGTGATCGTAGCCAATATTTTGGCAGATGTTATTCAACAATTTATTCCAGATATTGAATCTCACTTAAATAGTAAAGGTTTTGTCATTTTATCTGGTATTATTAATGAAAAGGAAAAATTGATAACTGATCAAATGAATGAACATGGATTCTCTCCAATAGAAGTCCTGCATTTGAAAGGTTGGTCAACTATGATTTGTAAGAGAACAAAAGATATCGAGGAACAAGATGGAGCAATACTTCGTTAAAGAAACAATCAAACAAGGATTATTTGAGATTTCTGATAAAGAAATTTATAAACATGTAGCAACTGTGTTACGTCATAGAATAGGTGATGTGATTTATTTAGTAGATGAAAATAGTGAACTTTTTGAATCTACAATTAAGAACATCGATGCAGAAAATAAGCTTATTTCAGTTGAAACAGTTAAAAGTGACAAGCCTTCAACTGAGATGCCAATAGATGTAACAATAGCTTGCTCACTTTCTAAAAAAGATAA
This region includes:
- the prmA gene encoding 50S ribosomal protein L11 methyltransferase, which translates into the protein MIWKKVSVLIPSTLNEEIISDTFIGIGANGVEIVDDDNDEVKTKVNSYFDEDSYDSGLIEKLRSEIDKLSNFGFNVDGVEIKESSVDESSWENEWKQYYHPVHISHYLTVVPNWVDYTPDNKDEHIIVMDPGKSFGTGTHPTTFSCMQALEMILGNVNSLYDVGTGSGILSIQARQLGVKDIKAFDLAAEAVEAAKENIKLNPGCEDIEVFENSLLDGFDGKVDVIVANILADVIQQFIPDIESHLNSKGFVILSGIINEKEKLITDQMNEHGFSPIEVLHLKGWSTMICKRTKDIEEQDGAILR
- a CDS encoding YbaK/EbsC family protein; this translates as MSKKKNKIQKTLVEKILDKKKVEYEPMTFPTQASGDTQELVNDGSEKDGYKIYKTLVLTGNKTGPLVGMLPLDKHISYKLLAKLSGNKKVGMVPLKDLVKTSGFEHGANSPVGIRSLHNYPIYFDTEADKADKIIVSAGKLGQSLLVEPHDLAKSVEATFGKFAVDEPEA
- a CDS encoding M20/M25/M40 family metallo-hydrolase codes for the protein MEKNERLEILDDLIKLNTVNGNEEVVANYLKDLFEKHNIQTELVEYDKGRVNLIATVKNSDGPILGFTGHEDVVAPVDESKWNYNAAFNPKHIDGKIFGRGTSDMKGGLAGMAISLIELNEDDSFKGNIKFIATVGEEMGELGAKQLSDAGYANDLSALIVGEPSNSTSKLVTDKLAGSGLIRITQPNPSEYGRHSIFCAHKGSVTYKIISRGKAAHSSMPEVGINALDNLITYYNKQNEYFTKLTSADDDVLGKTKASVTVFKSGDQENTIPDYAEMKVKIRTIPEYNNDKIIAELNDLIKELNDADPKMSLEMDLESSNWPVKTDLNSKFLQMARDTYKEVWTQDALAVGAPGGTDASQFVEANNDLEVIVAGPGNESAHQINEFVFEDDYLKYIDIYKLIAKKYFA